One Acropora palmata chromosome 2, jaAcrPala1.3, whole genome shotgun sequence genomic window carries:
- the LOC141874755 gene encoding vesicular glutamate transporter 2-like isoform X2 has product MVEFDKLIKDNFQRKEAEFKWNSKLRGVVLGSFYYGYVALQIPGGWLAIKVGGTRLFGLAVLIASILTILTPVSARASVTLLIAVRVAEGLVLGVLFPCNHAIWSKWAPIMERTTLVSLAVTGCSVGSIFTMPVSGLLTRFNFDGGWPAAFYPFGLFGILWYAAWFVFVFESPSSHPTITKEEQEYIELSAVNTAEVTQGSVPWKSILTSPPVWGIVAGAFASDWGLYVLLICVPLFLLEVLHYEVAEVGFAAAAPFVFKAVTCPLAGITADLLRRNLLPTKTVRRLYYTTGAMTAGVFIVIAGYMKTPTLAIASMCVAGAANGLVYAGFQVNMLDVAPRNASVVMGICNAIANTAGFLSPMLVGFITRNKTAAEWRTVFWTTFLVYSIGTLVFVVLLSDVRQQWDKVEEVSKEPNTEMAVTTRK; this is encoded by the exons GAAGCAGAATTTAAGTGGAACTCAAAGTTACGAG GTGTTGTACTCGGGTCGTTTTATTATGGTTATGTAGCACTACAGATTCCGGGTGGCTGGTTAGCTATTAAAGTGGGAGGCACTAGGCTATTTGGTCTGGCGGTCCTCATAGCTTCAATTCTGACTATACTCACCCCTGTTTCGGCACGAGCCAGTGTTACGCTGCTGATAGCTGTCAGAGTTGCTGAGGGCCTGGTTCTG GGAGTGTTGTTTCCTTGTAACCACGCCATCTGGAGCAAATGGGCGCCGATTATGGAGAGAACCACTCTCGTCAGCCTTGCAGTCACAG GCTGTTCCGTAGGTAGCATCTTTACTATGCCAGTTTCTGGTTTATTAACGAGATTTAATTTCGATGGCGGCTGGCCCGCCGCTTTCTACCCATTTG GACTCTTTGGTATCCTTTGGTATGCAGCTTGGTTTGTATTTGTGTTTGAGTCACCGTCCTCTCATCCAACAATCACAAAAGAAGAACAGGAATACATAGAATTAAGTGCCGTCAATACCGCTGAG gtcacccaaggatcTGTTCCCTGGAAGTCCATTCTGACCTCACCACCTGTTTGGGGAATCGTAGCAGGGGCGTTCGCTTCAGATTGGGGCTTATATGTGTTGCTTATATGCGTACCGTTGTTTTTGCTGGAGGTCCTTCACTACGAGGTCGCAGAG GTGGGATTTGCCGCAGCGGCTCCTTTCGTTTTCAAAGCAGTAACTTGTCCTCTTGCGGGAATCACTGCAGATCTTTTAAGAAGAAATCTTCTTCCTACAAAAACTGTTCGTCGGTTGTACTACACCACAG GCGCAATGACTGCAGGTGtgtttattgtaatagcaggTTACATGAAGACCCCAACTTTAGCCATTGCTTCTATGTGTGTTGCTGGAGCTGCTAACGGTTTAGTTTACGCGGGATTCCAGGTCAACATGTTAGATGTTGCACCACGTAACGCGTCTGTTGTCATGGGAATTTGCAACGCAATAGCTAACACTGCAGGATTTTTGAGTCCTATGCTGGTTGGGTTTATAACTCGAAATAAG ACAGCAGCTGAATGGCGCACAGTGTTTTGGACAACATTCTTAGTTTATAGCATTGGTACCTTGGTATTTGTGGTATTGCTTTCGGATGTTAGACAACAATGGGACAAAGTTGAAGAGGTATCCAAAGAACCTAACACCGAAATGGCTGTAACAACCAGGAAGTAA